A single window of Martelella sp. NC20 DNA harbors:
- a CDS encoding NAD(P)/FAD-dependent oxidoreductase, producing the protein MEKFDVAVVGAGISGCATAFALAKTGASVIILDRFGPAAMASGWTLAGVRQSGRDPAELPLAMAAVKIWQTLHEELGAPTRYVQRGNLRLARDAAEYQQLHNMVRQQANSGLDLTFLPDNAAIREIAPAISSEIPGASFCASDGHADPQTTSAAYIATLERLGVTLAMGEVVERIEVVGGKAAGLRTSNRSIAADSVVLTAGVFTNSLLEPLGLNVPLETPMVAVVRTAPVAPILEQVIGVVGGDWAGRQETNGRLRLTSGALPWNGTMETVVTADGPRPKIRPPLSSLRAIIDKAELLLPGLSDAAIDDCWSGLLDLTPDALPVLDHAPGIDGLVVGMGFSGHGFCLGPVTGHILCDLATGNTPAHDLSAFGFDRFSGIHTKTEPALHG; encoded by the coding sequence ATGGAAAAGTTCGATGTGGCCGTCGTTGGCGCGGGAATCAGCGGTTGCGCCACAGCCTTCGCGCTGGCCAAAACCGGGGCCAGCGTGATCATCCTTGACCGTTTCGGTCCGGCGGCCATGGCCTCCGGCTGGACACTGGCTGGCGTGCGACAGTCCGGACGCGATCCGGCCGAGCTGCCGCTTGCCATGGCGGCGGTGAAGATATGGCAGACGCTGCACGAAGAGCTTGGCGCTCCAACCCGATATGTTCAGCGCGGCAATCTGCGCCTTGCCCGCGACGCGGCAGAATACCAGCAGCTTCATAACATGGTCCGGCAACAGGCCAACAGTGGCCTCGACCTGACCTTCCTGCCGGACAACGCTGCGATCCGTGAGATCGCACCGGCAATTTCATCGGAAATTCCCGGCGCGTCTTTCTGCGCCAGCGATGGTCATGCCGATCCGCAGACGACCAGTGCCGCCTATATCGCCACGCTTGAGCGTCTCGGCGTCACGCTGGCAATGGGCGAGGTCGTCGAAAGGATCGAAGTTGTGGGCGGAAAAGCGGCCGGGCTTCGCACATCGAATCGTAGTATCGCCGCCGACAGCGTGGTGCTGACCGCCGGCGTGTTCACCAACAGCCTGCTTGAACCGCTGGGCCTGAATGTGCCCCTGGAGACACCGATGGTGGCGGTGGTCCGCACCGCTCCTGTCGCCCCGATCCTGGAACAGGTGATTGGCGTTGTCGGTGGCGACTGGGCCGGACGGCAGGAAACCAATGGCCGGTTGCGGTTGACGAGCGGCGCGCTGCCGTGGAACGGAACTATGGAAACAGTGGTGACAGCGGACGGCCCTCGCCCGAAGATCCGCCCGCCCCTGTCCAGCCTGCGCGCGATCATCGACAAGGCTGAACTGTTGCTACCGGGTCTGTCGGATGCCGCCATCGATGACTGCTGGTCCGGCCTGCTCGACCTGACGCCGGATGCCCTTCCGGTTCTGGACCATGCGCCGGGAATCGACGGTCTGGTCGTCGGCATGGGATTTTCGGGCCACGGTTTTTGTCTCGGGCCCGTCACCGGTCATATCCTGTGCGATCTTGCCACCGGCAACACACCGGCACATGACCTGTCCGCCTTCGGATTTGACCGGTTTTCCGGCATTCACACAAAAACCGAGCCGGCGCTTCACGGCTGA
- a CDS encoding nucleoside hydrolase, giving the protein MSKLQVIIDCDPGVDDAAAILLALASPEIELLGLSVVAGNVPLDDTLANACKIIGISGRRDVAVYAGASGPLVRDQVYGKYARIGTFADDLMPPGDIAPARENAVQFLVRSTHAAAVSGDPITICAIGPMTDLALALTLHPDTARGINRIICMAGAFRALGHRTPWAEFNVYADPHAADVVLRSGIPIVMMPLDVTFQALFTSEHIAAFRRGGRAGEALCKLFTAFDRSDIGRFGRPGGPIHDAMTVAWLLRPELFSGQPAHVGVETRGETMGHTYADFTGKLGRKANVTVITGVDEAGFIELLTERIARHAGSCARDGHKREAEIR; this is encoded by the coding sequence ATGAGCAAGCTGCAAGTGATCATCGATTGCGACCCGGGCGTCGACGATGCAGCGGCCATTCTGTTGGCCCTGGCGTCGCCCGAGATCGAGCTCCTCGGCCTTTCAGTCGTGGCCGGCAATGTGCCGCTTGACGATACCCTCGCCAATGCCTGCAAGATCATCGGAATTAGCGGTCGCCGCGATGTTGCGGTCTATGCCGGTGCATCCGGCCCGCTGGTGCGCGATCAGGTTTACGGAAAATATGCCCGTATCGGAACTTTCGCCGATGACCTGATGCCGCCGGGCGATATTGCGCCGGCGCGTGAAAACGCTGTGCAGTTTCTGGTCAGAAGCACGCACGCGGCCGCAGTTTCGGGCGATCCGATCACGATCTGCGCCATCGGCCCGATGACCGATCTCGCGCTCGCGCTGACGCTTCATCCCGACACCGCGCGCGGCATCAACCGGATCATATGCATGGCTGGCGCATTCAGGGCGCTCGGCCACCGCACCCCATGGGCCGAGTTCAACGTCTATGCCGATCCCCATGCCGCCGATGTCGTTCTGCGCTCCGGCATACCGATCGTGATGATGCCGCTCGACGTGACCTTTCAGGCCCTGTTCACGAGCGAACACATAGCCGCCTTTCGCCGCGGCGGACGGGCGGGAGAGGCGCTTTGCAAGTTGTTTACGGCCTTTGACCGTTCAGATATCGGCCGCTTCGGCCGTCCTGGCGGGCCGATCCATGATGCTATGACGGTCGCCTGGCTGCTCCGTCCGGAGCTTTTCAGTGGCCAGCCGGCTCATGTCGGGGTCGAGACCAGAGGCGAAACCATGGGGCATACCTATGCCGACTTTACCGGCAAGCTTGGCCGCAAGGCCAATGTCACGGTCATCACGGGCGTTGACGAAGCCGGCTTTATCGAACTCCTGACCGAGCGTATCGCCCGCCACGCGGGCAGCTGTGCAAGGGACGGGCATAAACGGGAGGCTGAAATCAGATGA
- a CDS encoding ABC transporter permease encodes MTQENPVTASVHSSSDGTAGGPARSPFRQVLSALLRDKLALSGIIIVTTFVLAAVFAPLIAPQNPYDLAQLDIMDGRLPPGSASMTGMPYLLGTDTQGRDLFSAILYGLRTSLLVGLSSAAIALLIGASIGLVSAYVGGRLDSVLMRIVDIQLSFPAILIALIFLAILGQGVDKIILALVVTQWAYYARTVRGSALVERKRAYVDAARSMALTDRRILFRHILPNCLPPLIVVATMRVAYAIMLEATLSFLGIGLPVTEPSLGLLISNGFEYLLSGVYWISFFPGIVLLLLIVGINLIGDSLRDILNPRREG; translated from the coding sequence ATGACCCAGGAAAATCCCGTGACCGCTTCGGTTCATTCGTCAAGCGATGGCACGGCCGGAGGGCCTGCGCGTTCGCCCTTCCGTCAAGTGCTGTCGGCGCTTCTTCGCGACAAGCTCGCGCTGTCCGGCATCATCATCGTGACCACCTTTGTCCTGGCCGCCGTTTTCGCGCCCCTGATCGCGCCGCAAAACCCTTATGATCTGGCCCAGCTCGATATCATGGACGGTCGTCTGCCGCCGGGCTCCGCCAGCATGACGGGCATGCCCTATCTGCTCGGCACGGACACCCAGGGACGGGACCTGTTCAGCGCGATCTTGTACGGATTGCGCACCAGCCTTCTGGTCGGGCTTTCCAGCGCCGCCATCGCGCTTCTGATCGGCGCTTCGATCGGGTTGGTAAGCGCCTATGTCGGCGGCCGGCTGGATTCGGTGCTGATGCGCATCGTCGATATCCAGCTCAGCTTCCCGGCAATCCTGATCGCGTTGATCTTTCTGGCCATCCTTGGTCAGGGCGTCGACAAGATCATCCTGGCGCTGGTCGTCACCCAATGGGCCTATTATGCGCGCACCGTACGCGGCTCGGCGTTGGTGGAGCGCAAACGCGCCTATGTCGACGCGGCCCGCTCGATGGCGCTGACCGACAGGCGCATCCTGTTCCGGCATATCCTGCCGAACTGCCTGCCGCCACTGATTGTTGTCGCCACCATGCGCGTCGCCTATGCGATCATGCTGGAGGCCACGCTTTCTTTTCTCGGGATCGGCCTGCCGGTCACCGAGCCCTCGCTCGGTCTTCTGATATCCAATGGCTTTGAATACCTGCTTTCCGGCGTTTACTGGATCAGCTTCTTTCCGGGCATCGTGCTTCTGCTACTGATCGTCGGCATCAACCTGATCGGCGATTCTCTGCGCGATATCCTCAACCCCCGACGGGAGGGTTAA
- a CDS encoding LysR substrate-binding domain-containing protein yields the protein MKLKPRQIEAFRSVMMAGGITAAADAMNITQPAVSRLVRDLEEAVQMRLFERAGVRLVPTAEAAQLYREVERLYLGLDQIGRAAEDIRVHKNTVLRLASVTSLVRPYLHDAVIETLGDRLDIPLVIDVENSRQIWDMVEHNRYDLGLVFGSPRMSDKGAKLLYSSQAVAAMRPDHPLSARDVITPADLIDQRVLLPGRNSPMRRALDRAFASAEQQPVSAVETSMLNCCHFAAAGMGIGIVDRISLNAAGAETISRPFEPEVEISYFAIRPTGARGITVLDDLIERIRALMANTQAVA from the coding sequence ATGAAACTGAAACCGCGACAGATCGAAGCCTTTCGCAGCGTGATGATGGCCGGCGGGATTACCGCGGCCGCTGACGCTATGAACATAACCCAGCCGGCTGTGAGCAGGCTCGTGCGCGATCTTGAGGAGGCGGTGCAAATGCGGCTGTTCGAACGGGCAGGCGTCCGCCTCGTGCCGACGGCAGAGGCTGCCCAACTCTATCGCGAAGTCGAAAGGCTCTATCTCGGGCTCGACCAGATCGGGCGGGCTGCCGAAGACATCCGAGTCCATAAGAATACCGTTTTGCGCCTCGCCAGCGTCACCTCGCTGGTGAGACCTTACCTGCACGATGCCGTAATCGAGACGTTGGGCGACCGGCTCGATATTCCGCTCGTGATCGATGTCGAAAACAGTCGCCAGATCTGGGATATGGTCGAGCACAACCGCTACGATCTCGGCCTCGTGTTCGGCTCGCCGCGCATGTCCGACAAAGGGGCAAAGCTTCTTTACAGTTCGCAGGCCGTCGCCGCGATGCGACCGGATCACCCTTTGTCCGCACGCGACGTCATCACGCCCGCCGATCTCATCGATCAGCGCGTGCTTTTGCCGGGACGGAACTCGCCGATGCGCAGGGCGCTCGACCGGGCTTTCGCCAGCGCCGAACAGCAACCTGTCAGCGCCGTGGAAACATCCATGCTCAACTGCTGCCACTTTGCCGCAGCAGGCATGGGTATCGGCATTGTGGACAGGATCAGTCTCAATGCGGCGGGCGCCGAGACGATTTCCAGGCCGTTCGAGCCGGAGGTGGAGATTTCATACTTCGCAATCCGTCCCACAGGCGCGCGCGGCATCACGGTGCTCGACGATCTGATAGAGCGCATCCGCGCGCTGATGGCAAACACGCAGGCCGTTGCCTGA
- a CDS encoding ABC transporter substrate-binding protein yields the protein MKNSAFAAALAATVLFSPLASQAEDITIGLAASTTSMDPQFYVIGPNSAMARNIFDGLVNQDDKQQLKPGLAVYWKPVDDTTWEFKLREGVKFHDGSDFTADDVVASIKRVPLAATNSPSSFTPYVKGITDVTAADPMTVRITTAEPMPLLPNNLSRIAILPAEMENTTTEEMNAGKGVIGTGPFKFVSWAPDDKVVLARNDDYWDGKAEWDQVTFRVFKNPSARVAAMLSGDVDMIESIPTADMRRLESTEDLQVTKVAGNRVMYLHMDQDREISPFAKGPDGSNPLRNPEVRRALSQSINREAIVDRIMDGQGVPAGQLVPEGYFGYDPSIKVDPYDPEMAGKLLSEAGYPDGFSLTFHASNDRYPNDSKVAQAIGQFFSRIGVKTDVVTMPASVYFSRASNLDFSFIMGGAAVETGEASGVLGPLLETYGDNAGRGNRGRYANPEFDKALNEARETLDDAKRRQLLQKAMEIAMNDLGVIPVFYLANTWAMQDGVSYPGRSDGYTLPYYVTSN from the coding sequence ATGAAAAATTCCGCTTTCGCGGCTGCCTTGGCTGCAACCGTTCTCTTTTCGCCGCTGGCAAGTCAGGCGGAGGATATCACGATCGGTCTGGCGGCATCGACAACGTCGATGGACCCGCAATTTTATGTGATCGGCCCCAACAGCGCGATGGCCCGCAATATCTTCGACGGCCTTGTGAATCAGGATGACAAGCAGCAGCTCAAACCGGGCCTAGCCGTTTACTGGAAACCCGTCGATGACACCACATGGGAATTCAAGCTGCGCGAAGGCGTGAAGTTCCACGACGGCAGCGATTTCACCGCCGATGACGTTGTCGCCAGCATCAAGCGCGTGCCGCTGGCCGCGACCAACAGTCCGAGTTCGTTCACGCCATACGTCAAGGGGATCACCGACGTCACGGCCGCGGATCCGATGACCGTGCGCATCACAACGGCCGAGCCGATGCCGCTGCTGCCAAACAATTTGAGCCGGATCGCGATCCTGCCGGCGGAGATGGAAAATACCACAACCGAGGAAATGAACGCCGGAAAGGGCGTCATTGGCACGGGACCGTTCAAGTTCGTTTCCTGGGCGCCTGACGACAAGGTCGTCCTGGCGCGCAATGACGATTACTGGGACGGCAAGGCCGAGTGGGACCAGGTGACCTTCCGGGTCTTCAAGAACCCCAGCGCCCGCGTCGCCGCCATGCTGTCGGGCGACGTCGACATGATCGAAAGCATTCCGACCGCCGACATGCGCCGGCTGGAATCCACCGAGGATCTGCAGGTGACCAAGGTTGCCGGCAATCGGGTCATGTATCTGCACATGGACCAGGATCGGGAAATCTCGCCCTTTGCGAAAGGCCCGGACGGCTCCAATCCGCTGCGCAACCCCGAAGTGCGGCGGGCCCTTTCCCAGTCGATCAATCGTGAGGCCATCGTCGACCGGATCATGGATGGGCAGGGCGTTCCGGCGGGGCAACTCGTCCCCGAGGGCTATTTCGGCTATGATCCGTCGATCAAGGTCGATCCCTACGATCCGGAAATGGCCGGAAAGCTGCTTTCCGAGGCGGGCTATCCCGATGGCTTCTCGCTGACCTTCCACGCCTCGAACGACCGCTATCCCAACGACTCCAAGGTGGCGCAGGCGATCGGTCAGTTCTTCAGCCGCATCGGCGTCAAGACCGATGTCGTCACGATGCCGGCAAGCGTTTACTTCAGCCGTGCCTCCAATCTGGATTTCAGCTTCATCATGGGCGGTGCGGCGGTTGAAACGGGCGAAGCGTCCGGCGTGCTCGGTCCCCTGCTCGAGACCTACGGCGACAATGCCGGACGGGGCAATCGCGGCCGCTACGCCAACCCGGAATTCGACAAGGCGCTCAATGAGGCGCGCGAAACGCTCGACGATGCAAAGCGCAGGCAGCTGTTGCAGAAGGCTATGGAGATCGCGATGAACGACCTCGGCGTTATTCCCGTCTTCTACCTGGCCAACACCTGGGCGATGCAGGACGGCGTCTCTTATCCGGGCCGTTCCGACGGTTATACCTTGCCGTATTACGTGACGTCGAACTGA
- a CDS encoding nucleoside hydrolase, producing MKTVPIIIDCDPGIDDAIALLTAFVSPELDILAITPVCGNQPLERTVRNALQICELGGRTDIPVFPGCHRPLFRDTIHGQFHGETGLGKTSLPEPEKKAESVSAVDFLIERLSVAREKQKPVTICCLGPMTNLAVALRMQPDIAAGIERIVMMGGAYREPGNRTLTSEFNMLADPHAAHVVFSSGIPIVALALDATHQVMLKPEHVAEFANVSGRISETLAELMAFWDRNDVARYGSRGGPMHDPLVIAYLLAPHLFQTEAARIFIEYESALCMGQTIADWYGKSGLKPNARIVTRVDAEKVIALFIDRLSRYAERQPA from the coding sequence ATGAAGACGGTCCCGATCATTATCGATTGTGATCCCGGCATCGATGACGCGATTGCCCTGCTGACGGCGTTTGTCTCGCCCGAACTCGACATTCTCGCCATCACTCCGGTCTGTGGCAACCAGCCACTCGAGCGCACCGTGCGCAACGCGCTTCAGATATGCGAACTCGGCGGACGCACCGATATTCCGGTTTTCCCCGGCTGCCACCGCCCCCTTTTTCGCGACACGATCCACGGCCAGTTTCACGGCGAGACCGGTCTCGGCAAGACCAGCCTGCCTGAACCGGAAAAGAAGGCGGAAAGCGTTTCAGCAGTCGATTTCCTGATCGAGCGGCTTTCGGTTGCGCGCGAAAAGCAGAAGCCCGTCACCATCTGCTGCCTGGGTCCGATGACGAACCTTGCGGTCGCCTTGCGCATGCAACCGGATATTGCCGCCGGGATCGAACGTATCGTCATGATGGGGGGAGCCTATCGCGAGCCCGGCAACCGGACGCTGACCTCCGAGTTCAACATGCTTGCCGATCCCCACGCAGCGCATGTCGTGTTTTCGAGCGGGATACCGATCGTCGCGCTTGCCCTTGATGCCACCCATCAGGTGATGCTGAAGCCCGAGCATGTCGCCGAATTCGCAAATGTGAGCGGGCGGATTTCCGAAACGCTAGCCGAACTGATGGCGTTCTGGGACCGCAATGACGTCGCCCGTTACGGCTCGCGCGGCGGACCGATGCATGATCCGCTGGTGATTGCCTATCTCCTGGCGCCGCATCTGTTTCAGACCGAAGCCGCCCGTATCTTCATCGAATATGAAAGCGCGCTGTGCATGGGACAGACCATCGCCGACTGGTACGGCAAAAGCGGGCTTAAACCCAATGCGCGGATCGTCACCCGTGTCGACGCGGAGAAAGTCATCGCACTCTTTATCGACCGCCTCTCGCGTTACGCCGAAAGACAGCCGGCATGA
- a CDS encoding ABC transporter permease, giving the protein MSRYLVSRLLQTILTLLVMSMLVFAGLYLVGNPVDVLLSPTATPAERLQVIQSFGLDKPVWDQYLLFLKRALSGDLGNSFIYNQPALTLILRRMPATLELAFVALMMALVIGIPLGIYAGLRPNGPISKSIMTFSILGFSLPTFWIGLVMIMVFSVYLGWLPASGRGQTVDVLGVPLSLFTLDGLSHLILPALNLALFKISLVIRLTRAGVMEVMQLDYVRFARAKGLTERRIVTVHVLKNTLIPLITVIGLELGSLIAFAVVTETIFAWPGMGKLIIDAISVLDRPVILAYLMITVVMFSVINLLVDILYSVVDPRVRLEGNA; this is encoded by the coding sequence ATGAGTCGCTATCTTGTAAGCCGATTGCTCCAGACCATTCTGACACTTCTGGTGATGTCGATGCTGGTCTTTGCCGGCCTCTATCTCGTCGGCAATCCGGTCGATGTGCTGCTGAGCCCGACGGCAACGCCGGCAGAGCGATTGCAGGTGATCCAGAGTTTCGGTCTCGACAAGCCGGTATGGGATCAGTACCTGCTGTTCCTGAAGCGCGCGCTTTCCGGCGATCTCGGCAATTCCTTCATTTACAACCAGCCGGCGCTGACGCTGATCTTGAGGCGGATGCCGGCGACGCTGGAGCTTGCCTTCGTTGCGCTGATGATGGCGCTGGTGATTGGCATACCGCTCGGCATCTATGCTGGTCTCAGGCCGAACGGCCCGATCTCCAAATCGATCATGACATTCTCCATCCTCGGCTTCAGCCTGCCGACCTTCTGGATCGGTCTCGTCATGATCATGGTCTTCAGCGTCTATCTCGGCTGGCTGCCGGCCTCAGGACGCGGCCAGACGGTAGACGTGCTCGGCGTGCCGCTCAGCCTGTTCACGCTGGACGGCCTGTCCCACCTGATCCTGCCCGCGCTCAACCTCGCCCTTTTCAAGATATCGCTGGTAATCCGGCTCACGCGCGCCGGCGTGATGGAGGTCATGCAGCTCGACTATGTCCGTTTCGCGCGCGCCAAGGGCCTGACCGAGCGACGCATCGTGACCGTCCACGTGCTGAAGAACACGCTCATTCCGCTGATCACCGTGATCGGGCTTGAGCTTGGATCGTTGATCGCCTTCGCGGTCGTCACGGAGACGATCTTCGCCTGGCCGGGGATGGGCAAGTTGATCATCGATGCCATCAGCGTTCTCGATCGCCCGGTCATCCTTGCCTATCTGATGATCACGGTGGTGATGTTCAGCGTCATCAACCTGCTCGTCGACATCCTCTATTCGGTGGTCGATCCGCGCGTACGTCTTGAGGGGAATGCGTGA
- a CDS encoding NAD(P)/FAD-dependent oxidoreductase: MPGPFVVPFHGDTELPQQVDVVVIGGGIIGTSTTLELAERGLRVALCEKGGIGHEQSSRNWGWVRITRRDPREIPLMAEALRIWPRMKERLGRDVGYTRAGIAFTCQTDREVEEHTRWMNNLEGYQIDTRMLTPAQFAELNPGAQLDVKGALYTSVDGRAEPQKAAPAIAEAARKHGAHVMTECAVRGIDRKAGQVCGVFTERGYIACNAVVLAGGAWSSLFARNSGLRLPQLKVKNSVIRTKPLEGGPETTIWTNGFAIRKRQDGGYTIANGFENIVDIVPDSFRFFRDFLPALGAEWRSLMLRGGLRFLDEARIPNRWTMDEASPFEYCRVLDPKPSFSLQDRALSNLRKAFPVFEHAEIAQRWAGNIDVTPDAVPVISPVEHVPGFFIATGFSGHGFGIGPAAGRLMADLVTGAPPLVDPVDFRFSRFSDGSKIEIISGF, translated from the coding sequence ATGCCTGGTCCTTTCGTCGTGCCGTTTCACGGAGATACCGAGCTGCCACAACAGGTCGATGTCGTGGTCATCGGTGGCGGCATCATTGGAACGTCAACCACGCTGGAACTGGCCGAACGCGGCCTGAGGGTCGCACTTTGCGAGAAAGGCGGTATCGGCCACGAACAGTCCAGCCGCAACTGGGGCTGGGTCAGGATCACCCGGCGCGATCCGCGTGAAATTCCTCTCATGGCGGAGGCTCTGCGCATCTGGCCGCGTATGAAGGAAAGACTCGGGCGCGATGTCGGCTATACCCGCGCCGGCATCGCCTTCACCTGTCAGACCGACAGGGAGGTCGAGGAACACACGCGCTGGATGAACAATCTTGAGGGCTATCAGATCGACACGCGGATGCTGACGCCCGCCCAGTTCGCTGAACTGAACCCCGGCGCGCAGCTTGATGTCAAAGGCGCGCTTTATACCTCCGTCGACGGCCGAGCCGAGCCGCAGAAGGCCGCTCCCGCCATTGCCGAAGCCGCGCGGAAACACGGCGCCCATGTGATGACGGAATGCGCCGTGCGTGGCATTGACCGCAAGGCAGGCCAAGTGTGCGGTGTTTTCACCGAGCGGGGGTATATCGCCTGCAATGCCGTGGTTCTGGCCGGTGGTGCCTGGTCCAGCCTTTTTGCCCGCAATAGCGGATTGCGGCTGCCGCAGCTGAAGGTAAAGAATTCCGTTATCCGCACCAAACCGCTGGAAGGCGGCCCGGAAACGACGATCTGGACCAATGGTTTTGCCATCCGCAAGCGTCAGGACGGTGGCTACACGATCGCCAACGGTTTCGAGAATATCGTCGACATCGTTCCGGACAGCTTCCGTTTTTTCCGCGATTTCCTGCCAGCGCTCGGTGCTGAGTGGCGCTCTCTGATGCTGCGCGGGGGCCTGCGGTTTCTCGACGAGGCCCGCATCCCCAATCGCTGGACAATGGACGAGGCCTCCCCCTTCGAATATTGCCGCGTTCTTGATCCAAAGCCGTCCTTCTCGCTACAGGACCGGGCCCTGTCGAACCTACGAAAGGCCTTTCCCGTATTCGAGCACGCCGAAATAGCCCAGCGCTGGGCCGGCAATATCGACGTCACGCCGGATGCCGTGCCGGTCATCTCGCCAGTGGAGCACGTACCCGGCTTCTTCATCGCCACCGGCTTTTCAGGGCACGGCTTCGGCATCGGCCCCGCCGCCGGCCGGCTGATGGCAGATCTCGTCACCGGTGCGCCGCCGCTCGTCGATCCGGTCGATTTCCGCTTCAGCCGTTTTTCCGACGGATCGAAGATCGAGATCATCAGCGGCTTCTAG
- a CDS encoding dihydrodipicolinate synthase family protein, whose translation MSFKGVFPYLVSPVDASGAVMTGVLSDLVDHLVGAGVHGLTPLGSTGEFAYLSGAQKLEVVETVIAANRGRVPVIAGVASTSISDAVAQTEALVECGVDGILGVLEAYFPLGDDGVEAYFRAIAEAAQGRPVVLYTNPQFQRSDLSLPVIERLSAVDNIRYIKDASTNTGRLLSIIERTRGRMEVFAASAHIPACVMMIGGAGWMAGPACIVPRQSIALYEAAAAGDWGQAMELQRPLWRINEIFAKYSLAACIKAALELQGFAVGDPIAPQKALDAPAREEIAGVLRSVGAL comes from the coding sequence ATGTCCTTCAAAGGCGTATTCCCTTATCTTGTCTCGCCGGTCGATGCTTCCGGCGCGGTGATGACAGGCGTCCTGTCGGATCTGGTGGACCACCTTGTCGGCGCTGGCGTTCATGGTCTGACGCCCCTCGGCAGCACTGGCGAGTTCGCCTATCTTTCCGGCGCGCAGAAACTCGAGGTCGTTGAAACGGTGATTGCGGCCAATCGCGGACGCGTGCCCGTCATTGCCGGTGTGGCATCGACCTCGATCAGCGATGCCGTGGCCCAGACCGAAGCGCTGGTCGAATGCGGCGTCGATGGTATTCTCGGCGTGCTGGAAGCCTATTTCCCGCTTGGCGATGATGGCGTCGAAGCCTATTTCCGCGCCATTGCCGAAGCTGCCCAGGGGCGGCCGGTCGTGCTTTACACCAATCCCCAGTTTCAGCGCTCCGATCTCAGCCTGCCGGTGATCGAGCGGCTCAGCGCCGTCGATAACATCCGCTACATCAAGGACGCATCGACCAATACCGGCCGTCTGCTGTCGATCATCGAGCGCACCCGCGGTCGCATGGAAGTGTTTGCCGCATCCGCTCACATCCCGGCATGCGTCATGATGATCGGCGGCGCGGGATGGATGGCCGGTCCCGCCTGCATCGTTCCCAGGCAGAGCATTGCCCTTTACGAGGCGGCGGCGGCGGGCGACTGGGGTCAGGCCATGGAACTCCAGCGACCGCTTTGGCGCATCAACGAGATTTTTGCGAAATACTCCCTCGCCGCGTGCATCAAGGCGGCGCTGGAACTGCAGGGGTTTGCAGTCGGCGATCCGATCGCGCCCCAGAAGGCGCTGGACGCGCCGGCGCGAGAGGAAATCGCAGGCGTGCTCCGAAGCGTCGGCGCGCTTTAG